From Vibrio tritonius, the proteins below share one genomic window:
- a CDS encoding L,D-transpeptidase family protein, whose protein sequence is MRRKLLLFVSLVLCSSASSSWAATFNLPPKGSRMVGGLQYHVVKPHETMAQIAKQYDVGFLALMAANKGVDPFLPQEDYVLTIPSQIILPNAPYQGIVVNLAELRLYYFEPARGVVHIFPVGIGRIGRDTPEMETSISQKRPHPTWTPPQSIRNEYRKQGKELPAVVPAGPNNPLGDYALRLAYGHGEYLIHGTNKDFGIGLRVSSGCIRMEPKDIDWLFHHVKTGLKVNIINEPIKVTLEPDRSVYVEAHEPLTRSNGVKKKLVVPMELGWWLDEFGLSDAKAEAVIKAQNGVPVMVAATER, encoded by the coding sequence ATGCGACGTAAATTACTGTTATTCGTCAGTTTAGTGTTGTGCAGTAGTGCATCGTCATCCTGGGCGGCTACCTTCAATTTGCCGCCCAAAGGAAGTCGGATGGTGGGTGGATTGCAATATCATGTGGTGAAACCTCATGAAACTATGGCTCAGATTGCTAAACAGTATGATGTGGGTTTTTTGGCGCTTATGGCTGCTAATAAAGGCGTGGACCCATTTTTGCCCCAAGAAGACTATGTGTTGACCATTCCATCGCAAATTATTTTACCTAATGCTCCGTATCAAGGCATTGTGGTTAACTTGGCAGAATTGCGCTTGTATTACTTTGAACCCGCTCGTGGAGTGGTGCATATTTTCCCTGTGGGTATTGGTCGTATCGGGCGGGATACACCAGAAATGGAGACATCGATTAGCCAAAAACGTCCTCATCCTACTTGGACTCCTCCTCAGTCGATTCGTAATGAATATCGAAAGCAGGGTAAAGAACTTCCTGCGGTGGTGCCAGCAGGTCCAAATAACCCACTTGGAGACTATGCGCTTCGTTTGGCTTATGGTCATGGAGAGTACCTTATTCATGGAACCAACAAAGATTTTGGGATTGGTTTACGGGTCAGCTCTGGATGTATTCGCATGGAGCCTAAAGACATTGATTGGCTGTTTCATCATGTGAAGACTGGCTTAAAAGTGAATATTATTAATGAACCGATCAAAGTGACATTAGAGCCTGATCGCAGTGTTTATGTTGAAGCCCACGAACCGTTAACTCGCAGCAACGGTGTTAAGAAAAAACTGGTTGTACCGATGGAGCTTGGTTGGTGGCTTGATGAATTTGGTTTATCGGATGCAAAAGCAGAGGCCGTCATTAAAGCGCAAAATGGCGTACCAGTAATGGTGGCGGCAACGGAGCGCTAG
- a CDS encoding MerR family transcriptional regulator, with product MGCELKWYAIREVAELTGVKPVTLRAWQRRYNLIKPQRTDKGHRLYSEQDISEIRQIQSWLAKGVAIGKVPQLLAGENADMLAADPLARLAECETVLMSLAQLQRQKVQQTISSVLKEYPLNIAENQFVGPIVESLEQVKAPIRTLQKALFQSVMLSRLSAILESENKAAKKGRCLFVNLDSVGNLFAWLHAVEVSSEGWNVTMLDGVDELSALIEHGCLDDMSSLVLFSNRPVPEGQMELIDQLMTRFGSHGRIGGALHTFLKRDK from the coding sequence ATGGGTTGTGAATTAAAATGGTATGCCATTCGTGAAGTTGCTGAATTGACAGGTGTTAAGCCTGTAACCTTAAGGGCGTGGCAGCGTCGTTATAATTTAATCAAGCCGCAACGCACGGATAAAGGGCATCGGCTCTATTCAGAGCAAGATATTAGTGAGATTCGACAGATCCAAAGTTGGCTCGCCAAAGGAGTCGCAATTGGTAAGGTGCCACAGCTGCTGGCGGGAGAGAATGCCGACATGTTAGCGGCAGATCCCCTAGCACGACTTGCTGAATGTGAAACGGTGCTGATGAGTCTTGCTCAGTTACAGCGCCAAAAAGTGCAGCAAACGATCTCTTCGGTATTAAAAGAGTACCCGTTGAATATCGCTGAAAACCAGTTTGTAGGGCCGATTGTTGAATCGCTAGAGCAAGTTAAAGCGCCAATAAGAACCTTGCAAAAAGCGCTATTTCAAAGCGTGATGCTCAGTCGGTTGTCTGCCATTTTGGAATCGGAAAACAAGGCGGCCAAAAAGGGGCGCTGTTTATTTGTTAACCTCGATTCGGTGGGGAACCTATTTGCTTGGCTGCATGCGGTAGAAGTGAGTAGCGAAGGCTGGAATGTGACCATGCTAGATGGCGTTGACGAGTTGTCTGCTTTGATCGAGCACGGCTGTTTGGATGACATGAGTTCGCTGGTGTTGTTTTCCAACCGGCCTGTTCCCGAAGGGCAAATGGAGCTCATTGACCAACTCATGACTCGTTTTGGCAGTCATGGCCGAATTGGTGGTGCGTTACACACCTTTTTAAAGAGGGATAAATGA
- a CDS encoding DEAD/DEAH box helicase has translation MENPLQFNELGLDNRLLKNLAHYNFKQATDIQKQAIPYAILGKDLLASSKTGSGKTLAFLLPMLHKSLKNKALSAKDPRGLILVPTRELAKQVYGELRSMLAGMSYSATLITGGENFNDQVKALRRYPRFIVATPGRLADHLDHRSLFLDGLETLVLDEADRMLDLGFAPQLRRIHNAAKHRRRQTLMFSATLDHGQVNDIASEMLNDPRSISIGVSNEVHTDITQRFYLCDHLDHKEAILDRLIEQEDYRQLIIFTATRADTERLTKKLNERKLKVVALSGDLNQSQRNTIMSQFERVVFKILVTTDVASRGLDISNVTHVINFDMPKHTEEYVHRVGRTGRAGAKGDAISLVGPKDWDSFKRVERYLRQDMRFDVLEGLEGKFKGIKPRKPVNKKAKPKYNAKPKAKTAAPKQAKRDKSFYQNVAVGDNVFIPKKKVAPKVDDE, from the coding sequence TTGGAGAATCCTTTGCAGTTTAATGAATTAGGCTTAGATAACCGTCTATTGAAGAACTTAGCCCACTACAACTTCAAGCAAGCGACTGATATTCAGAAGCAAGCTATTCCGTACGCGATTTTGGGCAAAGATTTGTTAGCATCTTCAAAAACGGGGTCAGGTAAAACACTGGCTTTCTTGCTACCTATGCTGCACAAGTCACTAAAAAATAAAGCGTTATCAGCAAAAGATCCGCGCGGTTTGATCCTGGTGCCGACGCGCGAGTTGGCGAAGCAAGTGTATGGCGAATTACGCTCTATGCTGGCGGGGATGAGCTACAGTGCGACATTAATTACTGGTGGTGAGAACTTTAACGACCAAGTAAAAGCGTTGCGTCGTTACCCACGTTTTATCGTGGCAACGCCAGGACGTCTTGCGGATCACCTTGATCATCGTTCCCTATTTTTAGATGGATTAGAGACTCTCGTTCTCGATGAAGCCGACCGTATGCTGGATTTAGGTTTCGCTCCTCAGTTACGTCGCATTCATAATGCTGCCAAGCATCGTCGTCGCCAAACGTTGATGTTCTCAGCAACCTTGGATCACGGGCAAGTGAATGATATCGCGTCAGAAATGTTGAACGATCCACGTAGCATTTCGATTGGCGTCTCAAATGAAGTTCACACTGATATCACGCAGCGCTTCTATTTGTGTGACCATTTAGATCATAAAGAAGCGATTTTGGACCGTTTGATTGAACAAGAAGATTATCGCCAATTGATTATCTTTACTGCGACTCGTGCAGATACGGAGCGTTTAACCAAAAAATTGAATGAACGTAAACTTAAAGTGGTGGCACTCAGTGGTGATCTGAACCAATCTCAGCGTAACACCATTATGAGCCAGTTTGAGCGAGTGGTGTTTAAGATTCTAGTGACAACCGATGTGGCTTCACGTGGTTTGGATATCTCTAACGTAACCCACGTGATTAACTTTGATATGCCAAAACATACCGAAGAATATGTGCATCGTGTTGGTCGTACTGGTCGAGCTGGGGCAAAAGGTGATGCGATTTCTTTAGTTGGCCCTAAAGATTGGGACAGCTTTAAACGTGTTGAGCGTTACCTTCGCCAAGACATGCGGTTTGATGTATTAGAAGGCTTAGAGGGTAAATTTAAAGGTATTAAACCTCGTAAGCCAGTAAACAAGAAAGCGAAACCTAAATATAACGCCAAACCTAAAGCGAAGACAGCAGCACCAAAACAAGCGAAGCGTGATAAGAGCTTTTATCAAAATGTCGCGGTGGGAGATAATGTCTTTATTCCGAAGAAGAAAGTTGCCCCGAAAGTGGATGATGAGTAA
- a CDS encoding YbgA family protein — protein sequence MESDSILIGVSACVVGDEVRFDGGHKSNNFVSKELGQFVRYVPVCPEVGMGMPVPRPTIRLAYSGDAIALVETKKPSNDHTEAMLAYSHKKVNKLMEQPLCGYVVCAKSPTCGMERVKVYRENSAEKDGVGLYTQVLKQQMPWLPIEEDGRLNDPVLRENFVTRIFCLHDFYESMGEVPTAGKIVEFHSRYKLTLMAHHPDSYRSLGKLVANVKQYETQEFVALYRLGLMQALSVRATRKNNTNVLMHIQGYFKRALDKQQKAQFTQVIHDYREGVLPLLAPITLIKHYLSLFPDDYLSQQRYLTPYPQELKLRYGL from the coding sequence ATGGAATCGGATTCTATTCTTATCGGTGTCAGTGCTTGTGTTGTCGGTGATGAAGTGCGTTTTGATGGTGGGCATAAAAGTAATAACTTTGTCTCTAAGGAATTGGGGCAGTTTGTGCGATATGTTCCAGTCTGTCCTGAGGTTGGTATGGGAATGCCCGTTCCTCGGCCCACTATTCGCTTGGCTTATTCTGGGGACGCGATTGCTTTGGTTGAAACGAAGAAACCGAGTAATGATCACACAGAAGCCATGCTAGCGTATTCCCACAAGAAGGTTAATAAATTGATGGAGCAGCCATTATGTGGCTATGTGGTTTGCGCAAAATCCCCCACTTGTGGCATGGAAAGAGTCAAAGTCTATCGAGAAAACTCCGCGGAGAAAGATGGAGTGGGTCTGTATACGCAGGTACTCAAACAGCAGATGCCTTGGTTACCCATTGAGGAAGATGGCCGGTTAAACGACCCTGTACTGCGAGAAAATTTCGTCACACGTATTTTTTGCCTACATGATTTCTACGAATCGATGGGAGAAGTGCCAACCGCAGGAAAAATCGTCGAGTTCCATAGCCGTTACAAATTGACACTGATGGCGCATCACCCTGATTCGTATCGCTCTCTTGGTAAGCTTGTCGCTAATGTTAAACAGTATGAGACACAAGAGTTTGTTGCGCTGTATCGCCTTGGTTTGATGCAAGCTTTAAGTGTTAGAGCGACCCGGAAAAATAACACCAATGTGTTGATGCACATCCAAGGTTATTTCAAACGTGCCTTGGATAAACAGCAAAAGGCTCAATTTACCCAAGTGATTCACGACTATCGTGAAGGGGTGCTACCACTACTAGCCCCCATTACCTTAATTAAACATTATCTTTCTCTTTTCCCTGATGACTATTTAAGTCAACAAAGATATTTAACCCCTTATCCGCAGGAGCTGAAGTTACGTTATGGGTTGTGA
- a CDS encoding phosphate ABC transporter substrate-binding protein, whose product MKKTVFGAIALLGALAFNPASANETISAVGSSSVTPLMEYFAETYMKSHPKVFIEVQGPGSSAGIKAAKNESADIGMSSRGLKASEKETNLVEETIARDGIAVVVHPSNKIKGLTAEQISEIYKGKISNWSQVGGENKPIVAITRDTASGTRGAFEEILELKRKVNGMTVSAISQRAQVANGNGGLKTMVASNPYAIGYISLGSVDKSVHALAVDGVEASVANVKNDTYKVARPFLVLYKKGKPSAEAQKFLDWMLTHDAQAIVKQHGYIDIH is encoded by the coding sequence ATGAAAAAAACGGTATTCGGTGCTATTGCTCTATTGGGCGCACTTGCTTTTAATCCTGCATCAGCAAACGAAACTATCTCTGCAGTCGGTTCTAGCAGCGTGACTCCTCTTATGGAGTACTTTGCAGAAACGTACATGAAATCTCATCCTAAAGTGTTTATCGAAGTTCAAGGCCCGGGTTCATCTGCGGGTATCAAAGCGGCTAAAAACGAAAGTGCCGACATCGGCATGTCTTCTCGTGGATTAAAAGCCTCTGAAAAAGAAACTAACCTTGTTGAAGAGACGATTGCTCGTGACGGTATTGCAGTTGTAGTTCACCCTAGCAACAAAATTAAGGGGCTAACTGCTGAGCAAATCTCTGAAATCTATAAAGGTAAAATCTCCAACTGGAGCCAAGTGGGCGGCGAAAACAAACCTATCGTTGCTATCACTCGTGATACGGCTTCCGGTACTCGTGGTGCGTTTGAAGAAATTTTGGAATTAAAACGCAAAGTGAATGGCATGACTGTTTCTGCAATTTCGCAACGCGCTCAAGTGGCGAACGGTAACGGTGGCCTAAAAACAATGGTGGCATCTAACCCTTACGCTATTGGTTATATTTCACTAGGCTCAGTTGACAAGTCGGTTCATGCATTGGCGGTTGACGGTGTGGAAGCAAGTGTTGCTAATGTGAAGAACGATACCTACAAAGTAGCTCGTCCTTTCCTAGTGCTTTACAAAAAAGGTAAACCTTCTGCTGAAGCGCAAAAATTCCTAGATTGGATGCTAACACACGATGCTCAAGCGATTGTTAAACAACATGGCTACATCGACATCCACTAA
- a CDS encoding Lpp/OprI family alanine-zipper lipoprotein, protein MNKMLLAAATSSVLLLAGCASGPDSATTAKLDELSNQVSQLNDEVASLKSEHAALASKANQASDAATAAQEEAARANERIDNIAQSYTK, encoded by the coding sequence ATGAACAAGATGTTACTGGCAGCTGCAACGTCATCGGTTCTTCTACTGGCCGGTTGTGCGTCTGGACCAGATTCAGCAACCACTGCAAAATTGGACGAGCTGAGTAATCAAGTAAGCCAGCTTAACGATGAAGTCGCGTCATTGAAAAGTGAACACGCTGCTTTAGCTTCTAAAGCAAACCAAGCTTCTGATGCAGCAACCGCAGCCCAAGAAGAAGCCGCTCGTGCTAACGAACGCATCGATAACATCGCACAGTCTTACACCAAGTAA
- the pstC gene encoding phosphate ABC transporter permease subunit PstC codes for MTIANNSEKLMTGEKAPIVPSGLRAKKRIDWKERIFHGLFLTSAVIGIVSLAVIAYFIIRESLPAFKEAGITGIVLGEEWLPPALYGVATMIVASVVSTFGAVVLGVPIGVLTAVFIAEIAPKRVADIIRPAVELLAGIPSVVYGFFGLVIIVPLIQQVFDVPAGNTILAGIVVLGVMILPTVITVSETSIRAVPAAYREGSLALGASKIYTIFKLLVPAARSGIMTAVILGIGRALGETMAIIMVMGNAPAMPQGILDSARTLTANIAIEMSYASGVHANALYATGVVLLVFIMMLNAALLYLNREKAR; via the coding sequence ATGACCATCGCAAACAATAGTGAAAAGCTTATGACTGGTGAAAAAGCACCTATCGTTCCATCAGGCCTGCGAGCAAAAAAACGCATTGATTGGAAAGAACGAATTTTCCACGGTTTGTTTCTAACCAGTGCCGTGATTGGCATCGTTTCCTTGGCCGTTATTGCCTACTTTATTATTCGCGAAAGCCTTCCAGCATTTAAAGAAGCCGGAATTACAGGCATCGTATTGGGTGAAGAGTGGCTCCCTCCTGCATTGTATGGTGTCGCAACCATGATTGTTGCGTCCGTTGTTTCGACGTTTGGCGCTGTTGTTTTAGGCGTGCCGATTGGCGTGTTAACAGCGGTATTTATCGCTGAGATTGCACCTAAACGCGTAGCGGATATTATTCGTCCTGCAGTTGAATTGCTGGCGGGGATTCCGTCGGTTGTTTATGGCTTCTTCGGTTTGGTCATTATCGTTCCTTTGATTCAGCAAGTATTTGATGTACCAGCGGGTAACACTATATTGGCTGGTATCGTTGTGCTTGGAGTGATGATTTTACCAACAGTGATTACGGTTTCTGAAACGTCTATTCGCGCTGTGCCTGCCGCTTATCGTGAAGGATCGCTTGCGTTAGGCGCATCGAAAATCTATACCATTTTCAAATTGCTTGTACCAGCTGCTCGCTCTGGGATCATGACAGCTGTGATTCTAGGTATTGGACGCGCGTTGGGGGAAACCATGGCGATTATCATGGTTATGGGGAATGCACCTGCAATGCCACAAGGCATTTTGGATTCGGCACGTACCTTAACTGCCAATATTGCGATTGAAATGTCATACGCTAGCGGCGTGCATGCTAATGCACTCTACGCCACCGGTGTTGTGCTGCTGGTATTTATTATGATGCTGAATGCTGCGTTGTTGTATTTGAATCGTGAGAAAGCGAGGTAA
- a CDS encoding ATP-binding protein has translation MSNCSLSLEQQIQQLNDQLTIEPASALSNVQGCLITAKEQHSPDAVLQCLIIAARAALQLDDLKLSTKHIKAALKFQQTLDNDDNLAEILHIHALIYWHQAQYYSAQHFWIQSLEQSAWSDGVSVQIESLIGLGNVWRETEEYGLAKIAHELAVRVANATRNENLEIQSRILLSWDLHLLESFAEMLTVLQGAEDLLKRTPNNAQEAQLWDFRAVALLGLKHVDEAEYAADNAYALADKQQHIWMKTLALMSKARIELLREEPQLALTFLKEAEGLAKACHANYASLLARIYYKQSLAHEKSEQMDLALNSFKLYRHHSIEHIRARTLQLGSDKARLSKHQLEKKARKLINRIHAQHAHESGRHFNRIISETLWWEQLVQLKTQLTKANYSVITIRHPNPDCIDACAEIAHTLCTQGDYLAQISSDRLGWLVDEQSASAEELYRILNQMMAIYPWQRKGIAPNLPTIKIQDLLTFPFTLEQLEQEDEQQGDR, from the coding sequence TTGAGTAATTGCAGTCTCTCTCTAGAGCAACAAATTCAGCAACTGAACGATCAGTTGACTATTGAACCTGCAAGCGCGTTATCGAATGTTCAAGGCTGTTTAATCACCGCCAAAGAGCAGCATTCTCCTGATGCGGTGTTGCAGTGTCTGATCATTGCAGCGCGTGCAGCCCTGCAACTCGACGATTTAAAACTCAGCACCAAACACATCAAAGCCGCACTTAAATTTCAACAAACACTGGATAACGATGACAATCTTGCTGAAATCCTTCACATTCATGCGTTGATTTACTGGCATCAAGCACAATACTACTCTGCACAACATTTTTGGATTCAATCGTTAGAACAATCCGCATGGTCAGACGGTGTGAGTGTCCAAATTGAATCTCTTATCGGATTAGGTAACGTCTGGCGAGAAACTGAAGAGTATGGGTTAGCAAAAATAGCCCATGAACTTGCCGTTCGCGTCGCCAACGCTACTCGCAATGAAAACTTAGAGATTCAATCTCGTATCCTTCTCTCATGGGACCTCCATCTTCTTGAGTCGTTTGCAGAAATGCTCACCGTATTGCAAGGGGCCGAAGACCTTCTCAAAAGAACACCCAATAATGCACAAGAAGCGCAGTTATGGGATTTTCGAGCGGTTGCTTTACTTGGGTTAAAACATGTTGATGAAGCTGAATATGCAGCCGACAATGCCTATGCCTTAGCTGATAAACAACAGCATATTTGGATGAAAACGCTCGCTTTAATGAGTAAAGCTCGTATTGAACTACTAAGAGAAGAGCCTCAACTTGCGCTTACGTTCTTGAAGGAAGCAGAAGGGTTAGCTAAGGCATGCCATGCTAATTACGCCAGCCTTTTAGCACGTATTTACTATAAACAATCCTTAGCTCATGAGAAAAGTGAGCAAATGGATTTAGCGCTCAACAGCTTTAAACTGTATCGTCATCACTCAATTGAACATATCCGCGCCCGCACATTACAGTTAGGCTCCGATAAGGCGCGCCTGTCCAAGCACCAATTAGAGAAAAAAGCTCGAAAACTGATCAATCGTATCCACGCTCAACACGCTCATGAATCTGGTCGACATTTTAATCGGATAATTTCAGAAACCCTATGGTGGGAGCAATTAGTCCAGTTAAAAACTCAACTGACAAAAGCCAACTATTCGGTCATTACCATTCGTCACCCAAACCCTGATTGCATCGATGCATGCGCAGAAATCGCCCACACTTTGTGTACTCAAGGGGACTATCTGGCGCAAATCAGTAGCGACCGTTTAGGATGGTTGGTGGATGAGCAAAGCGCTTCTGCAGAAGAACTGTATCGGATTTTAAACCAAATGATGGCAATTTACCCTTGGCAACGTAAAGGGATTGCCCCCAACTTACCAACCATCAAGATTCAAGATCTTTTGACCTTTCCATTTACCCTCGAACAGCTTGAACAAGAAGATGAACAGCAAGGAGATCGTTAA
- a CDS encoding methyl-accepting chemotaxis protein, protein MRQLLSNLSIKLQVVVPVFITMLLLIIGITYSTSTLKDAFHDVSKSTQDLIRHKEEVIKIIDNTYGMRIKAIYSLFRAQDVAELKSSLQEKQAQNNQYLTSLNDVSELSPQVDTLRGAMNEYVNYSIETMIPLLQFKHNNTTDAAFDQRYEQASALYRKEGQDMVAAINALSTKLNNIALENMERNGQRHSAVMQSSIIGLIVILILAAISSWILAGVIVKPIRQLQQTMRNVASGNLLEKAEVHGNNEIADLSRDVNITIEQLRNTVGSLVRISTDVASAATELAAVMTQSTVNSDQERQEVEQVASAVNQLEGAATTVTHNAHQADQAAQQAKELTIQSLSMFEQSHRANGKMVDQLSVAADVVNSLKVQSEKIGQVIEVIQGISEQTNLLALNAAIEAARAGETGRGFAVVADEVRMLAARTQDSTKEIQAIIEELQSQSGAANDSVMSSLNTLQDNQDLATQLSQSLDSINQSIQDLSVMNTEVASAAEEQSQVTGDINRNLSNMYELVSQNVTGITQSAAASQELSSLAEQQKQELSYFKV, encoded by the coding sequence ATGCGCCAGTTACTCAGTAACTTGTCTATCAAGTTACAAGTCGTAGTGCCGGTATTTATCACGATGCTGCTACTCATCATCGGTATTACCTACAGCACTTCGACGTTAAAGGACGCGTTTCATGACGTATCAAAGTCAACTCAAGATTTAATTCGTCATAAAGAAGAAGTCATTAAGATTATAGACAATACTTACGGTATGAGAATCAAGGCGATATACAGCTTGTTTCGTGCGCAAGATGTTGCAGAACTAAAGTCTTCACTTCAGGAAAAGCAAGCTCAGAATAATCAGTATCTTACATCGCTTAATGACGTATCTGAGTTATCTCCACAAGTGGACACTTTGCGCGGTGCAATGAACGAATATGTGAACTATTCCATAGAAACCATGATTCCTTTGCTGCAATTCAAGCATAACAACACCACCGATGCGGCTTTCGACCAACGCTATGAGCAAGCTTCCGCTTTGTATCGTAAAGAAGGCCAAGATATGGTGGCAGCAATTAATGCGCTCTCAACCAAACTCAACAATATCGCACTTGAGAATATGGAACGTAACGGTCAACGTCACTCTGCAGTTATGCAAAGCAGTATTATCGGCTTAATCGTTATTTTGATACTCGCCGCGATTTCCAGTTGGATTTTGGCGGGTGTTATTGTCAAACCCATTCGCCAATTGCAACAAACCATGCGTAATGTCGCTTCAGGCAATTTACTCGAAAAAGCAGAAGTGCATGGCAACAACGAAATCGCTGACCTATCACGTGATGTGAACATCACGATTGAGCAACTAAGAAATACCGTAGGTTCTCTGGTAAGGATTAGTACAGATGTGGCTTCTGCTGCAACAGAGCTAGCCGCCGTAATGACACAATCAACGGTCAACTCAGACCAAGAGCGCCAAGAAGTAGAACAAGTTGCCTCTGCTGTTAATCAACTTGAGGGGGCTGCCACTACCGTAACGCATAATGCACATCAAGCTGATCAAGCGGCACAACAAGCAAAAGAGTTAACGATACAAAGCTTATCGATGTTTGAACAAAGTCATCGCGCCAACGGCAAAATGGTGGACCAACTCAGTGTCGCTGCTGATGTAGTTAATAGCTTAAAAGTCCAATCGGAAAAAATTGGTCAGGTGATTGAAGTGATTCAAGGCATTTCAGAACAGACCAACCTTCTGGCGCTTAACGCAGCAATTGAAGCGGCTCGCGCTGGTGAAACAGGGCGTGGATTTGCCGTGGTAGCCGATGAGGTGCGAATGTTGGCAGCGCGTACTCAAGACTCAACCAAAGAGATCCAAGCGATTATTGAAGAGCTGCAATCTCAATCGGGTGCAGCGAATGATAGCGTGATGTCGAGCTTAAATACGTTGCAAGACAACCAAGATCTCGCCACACAGTTGAGCCAATCATTAGATTCTATCAACCAATCGATCCAAGATTTAAGTGTGATGAACACTGAAGTGGCGAGTGCTGCAGAAGAGCAAAGCCAAGTGACTGGTGACATCAACCGTAACTTAAGCAACATGTACGAGTTAGTTAGCCAAAATGTGACAGGTATTACTCAATCTGCTGCAGCAAGCCAAGAGTTGTCTAGCTTAGCTGAACAACAGAAGCAGGAACTGAGTTACTTTAAAGTGTAG
- the phrB gene encoding deoxyribodipyrimidine photo-lyase, with protein MQIVWLRRDLRTIDNSALNRAIATQQPTIAVFTATPEQWASHDMAPIQADLIYRRLFELKDELSQLNIPLCYIQVPDFVQASHWVAQFAFQLGAQRVLANKEYEINEIRRDELCEQKLAEQGIDWLALEDKCVQAPGSVRNKQGEYFKVFTPFKRAWLAQMQPIKITKTIAAKKVESWPEAISSCLWSDGQDFDYPRLDSSHWGVSFDDIRQQLREFCRDKVANYQQERDFPALESTSQLSPYLALGFISARQCMARLYAEAQPTGLTPGAETWLSELIWREFYQHLLHFEPKLCRHLDFNAWGKHVPWLNDKVLFQAWCEGRTGYPIVDAAMRQLNSTGWMHNRLRMIVASFLTKDLHIDWRWGERYFMRQLIDGDFAANNGGWQWCASTGCDGQPYFRIFNPTSQSEKFDGEGHFIRRWIPELKNIESKWIHEPWKAPNFFSFAYPKPIIDHKAEREVALASYKQAKEY; from the coding sequence ATGCAAATTGTCTGGTTACGTCGAGATCTTAGAACGATAGATAACAGTGCTCTTAATAGAGCGATTGCGACACAGCAGCCTACGATAGCAGTGTTCACGGCGACTCCAGAACAATGGGCATCGCATGACATGGCCCCGATTCAAGCCGATCTTATTTATCGCCGTTTGTTTGAGCTTAAAGACGAACTGTCGCAACTCAATATTCCCTTGTGTTATATCCAAGTGCCTGATTTTGTTCAAGCATCGCACTGGGTTGCTCAATTTGCCTTTCAATTGGGTGCTCAGCGTGTATTGGCGAACAAAGAATACGAAATTAATGAAATTCGACGTGATGAGCTTTGTGAGCAGAAATTAGCCGAGCAGGGTATCGACTGGTTAGCGCTAGAAGATAAGTGTGTGCAAGCGCCCGGCTCGGTAAGAAATAAACAAGGTGAATACTTTAAAGTGTTTACCCCATTTAAACGTGCTTGGTTAGCTCAAATGCAACCGATTAAAATTACAAAGACCATTGCCGCGAAGAAAGTAGAGAGTTGGCCGGAGGCTATCTCATCCTGTTTGTGGTCCGATGGTCAAGATTTTGACTACCCTCGGCTCGATAGCAGTCACTGGGGAGTGTCGTTCGATGATATTCGTCAGCAGCTGCGTGAGTTTTGCCGGGATAAGGTGGCCAATTATCAGCAGGAGCGTGATTTTCCTGCATTGGAATCAACCAGCCAGCTTTCTCCTTATCTTGCTCTAGGGTTTATTTCTGCTCGTCAATGTATGGCCAGACTTTATGCAGAAGCTCAGCCAACCGGTTTAACGCCGGGTGCAGAAACTTGGTTGAGTGAGTTAATCTGGCGCGAGTTTTATCAACACCTGCTGCACTTTGAGCCTAAACTTTGTCGCCACCTAGATTTTAATGCGTGGGGAAAGCATGTGCCTTGGTTGAACGATAAAGTGTTATTCCAAGCGTGGTGTGAGGGAAGGACAGGGTATCCGATAGTCGATGCGGCAATGCGTCAACTTAATTCAACAGGATGGATGCATAATCGTCTGCGTATGATTGTGGCCAGTTTTCTGACTAAAGATCTGCATATCGATTGGCGGTGGGGAGAGCGCTATTTTATGCGTCAGCTTATTGATGGAGATTTTGCCGCTAATAACGGTGGTTGGCAGTGGTGTGCGTCTACCGGATGCGATGGCCAGCCCTATTTTCGTATTTTTAACCCTACCAGCCAAAGTGAAAAGTTTGATGGTGAGGGCCATTTTATTCGTCGTTGGATTCCAGAGCTGAAAAATATAGAGAGCAAATGGATACACGAGCCATGGAAAGCCCCGAACTTTTTCTCCTTCGCTTATCCTAAACCGATCATAGATCATAAAGCGGAGCGCGAAGTGGCGTTGGCGAGTTATAAACAGGCGAAGGAGTATTGA